The following proteins are co-located in the Gossypium hirsutum isolate 1008001.06 chromosome A02, Gossypium_hirsutum_v2.1, whole genome shotgun sequence genome:
- the LOC107951341 gene encoding synaptotagmin-2 isoform X2 yields the protein MKVYVTDEKEIIMEPSLKWAGNPNIIIAVKALGLKATVQVVDLQVFAVPRITLKPLLSVFPCFANIYVSLMDKPHVDFGLKLLGADVMAIPGLYRFVQELIKDQVANMYLWPKALQVPIMDPTQAMKKPVGMLDVKVVKAMKLRKKDFLGKSDPYVKLKLTEEKLSAKKTTVKQSNLNPEWNEEFSFVVKDPNTQALEIILYDWEQVGKHDKMGMNVVPLKDLTPEEPKVFTLDLLKNMDPNDQQNEKSRGQLVLEALYKPFKEDEIPKDVDDSIMVQKAPEGTPAGGGLLVVIVHEAEDIEGKYHTNPHVRLLFRGEERKTKRVKKSRDPRWEEEFQFMVDEPPTNYKIHIEAFSTSSRIGLLHPKESLGYVTISLADVVNNRRINEKYHLIDSKNGRIQIEMQWRTS from the exons ATGAAAGTCTATGTCACTGATGAGAAGGAAATTATTATGGAACCATCACTTAAGTGGGCAGGCAATCCTAACATCATTATCGCAGTTAAAGCTTTGGGATTAAAAGCCACTGTTCAG GTTGTCGATTTGCAAGTTTTTGCCGTTCCTCGAATTACTCTGAAGCCTTTGCTCAGTGTCTTTCCTTGTTTTGCCAACATATATGTCTCCCTAATGGACAAG CCACATGTTGACTTTGGGCTTAAGTTACTCGGGGCAGATGTTATGGCCATTCCTGGATTATACAGGTTTGTCCAG GAGCTCATAAAAGATCAAGTTGCAAATATGTACCTATGGCCTAAAGCCTTACAAGTGCCAATAATGGATCCTACACA AGCAATGAAGAAACCTGTTGGAATGCTTGATGTGAAGGTTGTCAAGGCAATGAAGCTTAGAAAGAAAGATTTCCTAGGCAAATCCGATCCTTACGTAAAACTAAAGTTAACAGAGGAAAAACTCTCTGCCAAGAAGACTACTGTGAAACAAAGCAACTTGAACCCCGAATGGAATGAGGAATTTAGTTTTGTTGTTAAAGATCCAAACACTCAAGCGCTGGAGATAATTCTCTATGACTGGGAGCAG GTTGGCAAACATGACAAGATGGGCATGAATGTTGTTCCATTGAAAGATCTTACACCTGAAGAGCCAAAAGTTTTTACTCTTGATCTGCTGAAAAATATGGATCCAAATGATCAACAAAATGAGAAGTCACGGGGGCAGCTTGTCTTGGAAGCCTTGTACAAACCTTTCAAGGAGGATGAGATACCAAAAGACGTTGACGACTCAATTATGGTACAAAAGGCTCCAGAAGGAACACCTGCAGGTGGAGGTTTACTTGTAGTTATTGTGCATGAAGCTGAAGATATCGAAGGGAAGTACCACACAAACCCACATGTGCGGCTGTTATTCAGAGGGGAGGAGAGAAAAACCAAG CGTGTAAAGAAAAGCAGAGATCCGAGATGGGAAGAAGAATTTCAGTTTATGGTGGATGAACCACCCACGAATTATAAAATTCACATTGAAGCGTTCAGTACATCCTCCAGGATAGGGCTACTGCATCCCAAG GAATCTTTGGGTTATGTTACTATAAGCCTAGCTGATGTTGTGAATAACAGAAGAATCAATGAAAAGTATCATCTGATCGACTCTAAGAACGGTCGGATTCAAATTGAGATGCAGTGGAGAACTTCCTAG
- the LOC107951341 gene encoding synaptotagmin-2 isoform X1, whose product MGVLSSVMGVFGFGIGTSVGIVIGYYMFIYFLPTDVKDPKIRPLVEEDSKTLQQLLPEIPLWVKNPDFDRVDWLNKFIETMWPYLDTAICTTAKNIAKPIIGEQIPKYKIQSVEFETLTLGTLPPTFQGMKVYVTDEKEIIMEPSLKWAGNPNIIIAVKALGLKATVQVVDLQVFAVPRITLKPLLSVFPCFANIYVSLMDKPHVDFGLKLLGADVMAIPGLYRFVQELIKDQVANMYLWPKALQVPIMDPTQAMKKPVGMLDVKVVKAMKLRKKDFLGKSDPYVKLKLTEEKLSAKKTTVKQSNLNPEWNEEFSFVVKDPNTQALEIILYDWEQVGKHDKMGMNVVPLKDLTPEEPKVFTLDLLKNMDPNDQQNEKSRGQLVLEALYKPFKEDEIPKDVDDSIMVQKAPEGTPAGGGLLVVIVHEAEDIEGKYHTNPHVRLLFRGEERKTKRVKKSRDPRWEEEFQFMVDEPPTNYKIHIEAFSTSSRIGLLHPKESLGYVTISLADVVNNRRINEKYHLIDSKNGRIQIEMQWRTS is encoded by the exons ATGGGTGTTTTGAGCTCTGTAATGGGTGTTTTTGGATTCGGAATTGGAACTTCGGTTGGGATCGTCATTGGGTATTACATGTTCATCTACTTCCTTCCCACTGATGTTAAG GATCCTAAAATCCGTCCTTTGGTTGAGGAAGACTCTAAAACTTTGCAGCAGTTGCTTCCAGAGATCCCTTTGTGGGTCAAAAATCCAGATTTTGACCGT GTTGACTGGCTTAACAAATTTATCGAGACCATGTGGCCTTATCTAGATACG GCGATTTGCACAACTGCTAAGAATATAGCAAAGCCCATTATTGGTGAGCAAATTCCAAAATACAAAATTCAATCAGTTGAATTTGAAACACTTACTTTGGGTACCCTGCCACCAACTTTTCAAG GAATGAAAGTCTATGTCACTGATGAGAAGGAAATTATTATGGAACCATCACTTAAGTGGGCAGGCAATCCTAACATCATTATCGCAGTTAAAGCTTTGGGATTAAAAGCCACTGTTCAG GTTGTCGATTTGCAAGTTTTTGCCGTTCCTCGAATTACTCTGAAGCCTTTGCTCAGTGTCTTTCCTTGTTTTGCCAACATATATGTCTCCCTAATGGACAAG CCACATGTTGACTTTGGGCTTAAGTTACTCGGGGCAGATGTTATGGCCATTCCTGGATTATACAGGTTTGTCCAG GAGCTCATAAAAGATCAAGTTGCAAATATGTACCTATGGCCTAAAGCCTTACAAGTGCCAATAATGGATCCTACACA AGCAATGAAGAAACCTGTTGGAATGCTTGATGTGAAGGTTGTCAAGGCAATGAAGCTTAGAAAGAAAGATTTCCTAGGCAAATCCGATCCTTACGTAAAACTAAAGTTAACAGAGGAAAAACTCTCTGCCAAGAAGACTACTGTGAAACAAAGCAACTTGAACCCCGAATGGAATGAGGAATTTAGTTTTGTTGTTAAAGATCCAAACACTCAAGCGCTGGAGATAATTCTCTATGACTGGGAGCAG GTTGGCAAACATGACAAGATGGGCATGAATGTTGTTCCATTGAAAGATCTTACACCTGAAGAGCCAAAAGTTTTTACTCTTGATCTGCTGAAAAATATGGATCCAAATGATCAACAAAATGAGAAGTCACGGGGGCAGCTTGTCTTGGAAGCCTTGTACAAACCTTTCAAGGAGGATGAGATACCAAAAGACGTTGACGACTCAATTATGGTACAAAAGGCTCCAGAAGGAACACCTGCAGGTGGAGGTTTACTTGTAGTTATTGTGCATGAAGCTGAAGATATCGAAGGGAAGTACCACACAAACCCACATGTGCGGCTGTTATTCAGAGGGGAGGAGAGAAAAACCAAG CGTGTAAAGAAAAGCAGAGATCCGAGATGGGAAGAAGAATTTCAGTTTATGGTGGATGAACCACCCACGAATTATAAAATTCACATTGAAGCGTTCAGTACATCCTCCAGGATAGGGCTACTGCATCCCAAG GAATCTTTGGGTTATGTTACTATAAGCCTAGCTGATGTTGTGAATAACAGAAGAATCAATGAAAAGTATCATCTGATCGACTCTAAGAACGGTCGGATTCAAATTGAGATGCAGTGGAGAACTTCCTAG